The DNA sequence CTTCATCCAAAATGCTTGACAAAGCCATGGGTGCTTTAGGAAAAGTTCTTGACCCTGTTGTCACTATTTTATTAGCAGCGAATAGCTGGATACCGGCTTTGATGTTTCCTACCACAGCCGCTTTATTCTTGGTCTGTGCCTGTGAGGTCAAATCAAAGAACTTCGGCACAGCAACTGCAGCCAGAATTCCCAGGATCACGATGACCATGATCAGTTCGATCAGTGTAAAACCTTTGTTGTTGTTTGTTTTCATTTCATATCCTCCTGATACGTTTTGTTTGTCTATTTATTATTGCGATTTATAGTGTGTACTGTTCATAGACCAGGGGTTGGTTCTTGTCCCGAATCTTGAACATGGGTTGACTGGTGATGATCAGCTCTGGTGGATTTCCTGACCAACTGGCTTCACCAATTGAATCTGCATGGACAAAAAATTCCCAACCGGAGCCAAAAGGTGAATCTGGTACACCATCTTTAAATAAATCGGTTGTGACCACATTTACAACACCCGCTCCCCGATTATATTTGATCAGAATTGTATTATCTGCCAGCGTAACCCAGGCACCGGCAGTTGAATTTAGCTGAGCGAGGGCGCTGTTCCCGATGCCATAGTGAGCCACTGAGGTATATTTATTTACAATGGCCGACCCGATAGTGTTCATGGTTTCCAAAGCCTTATTGGCTTTTCCATTCTGTTGGGCATCCAGGTAAGCAGGTACAGCAAATACTGCTAAAGTACCAATAATGGCTACAGTCACCACCAACTCCATTAAGGTAAAACCGCTTCTTCTCTTTGCATTCATATTTGTGCTCCTGAAGTTGTTATCAAAATTCATACCCTAACAACATGCAAGGGTTGTGCCATGCTATAAGTTATTGTTTTTTATAGTTATGTAAATCAGGATGTGTTGAAATATGTTTCATATCGTAACAGCATGGTGTAGCGGTGTGGGACAGTTGACCTTACCCTTCGAT is a window from the Candidatus Neomarinimicrobiota bacterium genome containing:
- a CDS encoding type II secretion system protein — encoded protein: MNAKRRSGFTLMELVVTVAIIGTLAVFAVPAYLDAQQNGKANKALETMNTIGSAIVNKYTSVAHYGIGNSALAQLNSTAGAWVTLADNTILIKYNRGAGVVNVVTTDLFKDGVPDSPFGSGWEFFVHADSIGEASWSGNPPELIITSQPMFKIRDKNQPLVYEQYTL
- a CDS encoding type II secretion system protein, encoding MKTNNNKGFTLIELIMVIVILGILAAVAVPKFFDLTSQAQTKNKAAVVGNIKAGIQLFAANKIVTTGSRTFPKAPMALSSILDEVPEDWSLVHGAAGTDSILYHQGSDNWKAWTYKTTASDDSTGYTLSAEATR